One window of Candidatus Methylomirabilota bacterium genomic DNA carries:
- a CDS encoding response regulator transcription factor, producing the protein MSDEGQDGMTGDEPPPAEPIRVMVVDDHPVWRDGIRNDLESSGVATVVAEASDGGEAIERARGSMPEVILMDLQLPTVPGVEAIRAIVEESPHVKVVVLSASGEEPDVLEAVKVGATGYLLKGSTAGEIVDAVRRVRDGEPVFTPSLAGMVLSEFRRVAAPDPGVPGLTPRENEVLKLVAKGYTYREIAEKLFISVKTVQNHVQNILTKLQLRKRYELMRYAIQRGLDQAPE; encoded by the coding sequence ACGAGCCACCGCCCGCGGAACCGATCCGGGTCATGGTGGTGGATGACCATCCCGTCTGGCGCGACGGGATCCGCAACGATCTGGAATCCTCCGGCGTCGCCACGGTGGTCGCCGAGGCCTCCGATGGGGGCGAGGCGATCGAGCGAGCCCGCGGATCGATGCCGGAGGTCATCCTGATGGACCTCCAGCTCCCCACCGTCCCGGGCGTGGAGGCGATCCGTGCCATCGTGGAGGAATCACCGCACGTCAAGGTCGTCGTGCTGTCGGCCTCAGGGGAGGAGCCCGACGTCCTCGAGGCCGTGAAGGTCGGCGCGACGGGCTATCTGCTCAAGGGCTCGACGGCCGGCGAGATCGTGGACGCGGTCCGGCGCGTTCGCGACGGAGAGCCGGTGTTCACCCCGTCGCTGGCCGGGATGGTCCTGTCCGAGTTCCGCCGGGTCGCGGCCCCCGACCCGGGCGTCCCGGGCCTCACCCCACGCGAGAACGAGGTCCTGAAGCTCGTGGCGAAGGGCTACACCTACCGCGAGATCGCCGAGAAGCTGTTCATCTCGGTCAAGACCGTCCAGAACCACGTCCAGAACATCCTCACGAAGCTCCAGCTTCGCAAGCGCTACGAGCTGATGCGCTACGCGATCCAGCGAGGCCTCGACCAGGCTCCCGAGTAG